One window of the Nicotiana tabacum cultivar K326 chromosome 4, ASM71507v2, whole genome shotgun sequence genome contains the following:
- the LOC142180154 gene encoding putative mitochondrial protein AtMg00820: MSPKYRSYVSVFSVLKELHNFKKTVKDDRWITTMKQEVQALEVVDLLPGKTSIGSKLVYKIKFQANGEVERFKARLVAKGYNKQKGLDYHETFSLVAKMVTFRFVIALAASKD, encoded by the coding sequence ATGTCCCCAAAATACAGAAGCTATGTATCAGTTTTTTCAGTCCTGAAAGAACTTCATAATTTCAAGAAAACTGTAAAGGATGATAGATGGATCACAACAATGAAACAAGAGGTACAAGCATTGGAGGTAGTAGACTTACTACCAGGAAAAACTTCTATTGGGTCTAAGTTGGTATACAAAATAAAGTTCCAAGCTAATGGAGAAGTAGAAAGGTTCAAGGCTCGACTAGTGGCAAAGGGTTACAATAAACAAAAGGGGTTAGACTATCATGAGACTTTCTCACTAGTGGCAAAGATGGTGACATTCAGATTTGTGATAGCCCTTGCAGCCTCAAAGGATTGA
- the LOC142180155 gene encoding uncharacterized protein LOC142180155: MATEKIDHTHPLFLQLSDMPGLIIIPIQLTSSENYGLWSRSMRFALKAKRKLGFVTGACAKESFKDNLHEEWETCNAIVHNWIMNSISKDLLSGIIYASDAHTVWEDLHELFDKVNRVRIFQLHRAILRLSQGADSVVVYFTKLKELWANYDVLVPSPNCGCPKSKEHMTHLQQQRVMQFLDGLNDTYDQARRQILIKNTDPTLNQAYALIIQDTSQQCSGGGTIGQKADPLVMQAGRGQGFRGRKQYL, translated from the coding sequence ATGGCGACAGAGAAGATCGATCATACACATCCGCTTTTTCTTCAACTTTCAGATATGCCCGGCTTGATTATAATTCCAATTCAGCTCACAAGTTCAGAAAACTATGGATTGTGGAGCAGATCAATGCGTTTTGCCCTCAAAGCTAAGCGAAAATTAGGGTTTGTAACAGGAGCTTGTGCTAAGGAGTCGTTCAAGGATAATCTCCATGAGGAATGGGAAACTTGCAACGCAATAGTACACAACTGGATTATGAACTCTATTTCAAAAGATTTGCTTAGTGGGATCATTTATGCATCAGATGCACATACAGTCTGGGAGGACCTACATGAGCTCTTTGATAAGGTGAATCGAGTGCGTATTTTTCAATTGCACAGAGCAATTTTGCGATTATCGCAAGGAGCAGATTCTGTAGTTGTGTATTTTACCAAGTTGAAGGAGCTATGGGCAAATTATGATGTATTGGTACCATCTCCGAATTGTGGTTGTCCAAAATCCAAAGAGCATATGACTCATTTGCAGCAACAAAGGGTTATGCAGTTCCTAGATGGACTAAATGACACATATGATCAGGCTCGTAGGCAAATTCTGATAAAAAACACTGATCCAACCCTTAATCAGGCATATGCACTAATAATACAAGATACGAGTCAACAATGCTCGGGAGGTGGAACCATAGGTCAAAAGGCAGATCCATTAGTTATGCAAGCAGGAAGAGGTCAAGGTTTTCGAGGAAGGAAACAATATCTATAA
- the LOC107781650 gene encoding patellin-3 yields the protein MADTAPTEHTLQPPSTAEEDTPPPPPPPAVEPAATEPPLASVEVEPVKQESVTEAEEHHPAVTVVEKDTPLTEPPPEEPTLVAAEQVSVTVPEKEAEGVSVAESDKSKPADVKKIPESLVSFKEESNIVSDLSDSERKSLEELKFLVQESIKNQTFTTGTPAKTQEIQTPSTEITDLPQEVSIWGVPLLKDDRTDVILLKFLRARDFKIKESFAMLKKTILWRKEFNIEELVDEDLGDDLDKVVFMHGHDKEGHPVCYNVYGEFQNKELYNKTFGDEEKRNKFLRWRIQFLERSIRKLDFNPGGINTIFQVSDLKNSPGPGKRELRLATRQALHLLQDNYPEFVAKQVFINVPWWYLAFYTMISPFMTQRTKSKFVFAGPSKTAETLYKYVSPEQVPVQYGGLSVDYCECNPEFTVNDPATEIIVKPATKQTVEIIVNEKCIIVWELRVLGWEVTYSAEYVPNTDSGYTVNIQKPRKMTPTDEPVVSSSFKIVELGKILLTIDNPTSKKKKLLYRYKDKPYSD from the exons ATGGCTGATACAGCCCCAACTGAACATACCCTTCAGCCACCATCCACGGCTGAAGAAGATaccccacccccacctccaccaccagCAGTAGAACCAGCAGCTACTGAACCACCTCTTGCTTCAGTTGAAGTTGAACCAGTGAAGCAAGAATCAGTAACAGAAGCTGAGGAACATCACCCTGCTGTTACTGTAGTTGAAAAGGATACTCCTTTAACTGAGCCTCCACCGGAAGAACCAACTCTGGTTGCAGCTGAACAGGTCTCTGTTACTGTTCCTGAGAAAGAAGCAGAGGGTGTTAGTGTTGCTGAATCTGACAAATCTAAACCAGCTGATGTGAAAAAGATCCCTGAATCTTTGGTTTCATTCAAAGAAGAAAGCAACATAGTCTCAGATCTATCTGATTCTGAGAGAAAATCACTTGAAGAGCTCAAATTTCTTGTTCAAGAATCCATTAAAAATCAAACCTTTACTACTGGAACCCCAGCTAAAACCCAAGAAATTCAAACCCCATCAACAGAAATTACTGATTTGCCTCAGGAAGTATCCATTTGGGGAGTGCCACTATTGAAAGATGATAGGACAGATGTGATTCTGCTCAAGTTTCTTAGAGCTAGAGATTTCAAGATTAAGGAGTCATTTGCAATGTTAAAGAAGACAATTCTATGGAGAAAAGAGTTTAACATTGAAGAGCTTGTAGATGAAGATCTTGGAGATGATCTTGATAAGGTTGTGTTTATGCATGGTCATGACAAAGAGGGACATCCTGTTTGCTATAATGTGTATGGGGAGTTTCAGAATAAGGAATTGTATAACAAAACCTTTGGAGATGAAGAGAAGAGGAACAAGTTCTTGCGCTGGCGGATTCAGTTCTTGGAGAGAAGTATAAGGAAGTTGGATTTCAATCCAGGTGGAATCAATACTATCTTTCAAGTTAGTGATCTCAAGAACTCTCCTGGTCCAGGGAAAAGGGAGCTTCGACTTGCTACTAGGCAGGCCTTGCATTTGCTTCAGGATAATTATCCTGAGTTCGTGGCGAAGCAG GTGTTCATCAACGTCCCTTGGTGGTATTTAGCTTTCTACACAATGATCAGCCCATTCATGACCCAGAGAACAAAAAGCAAGTTTGTATTTGCTGGTCCATCCAAGACTGCAGAAACCCTCTACAA GTATGTATCTCCTGAGCAAGTACCTGTTCAATATGGGGGCCTCAGCGTCGATTACTGTGAATGCAATCCTGAGTTCACTGTCAATGATCCAGCCACAGAGATCATTGTAAAACCTGCAACAAAGCAGACCGTGGAGATCATTGTAAATGAG AAATGCATTATTGTCTGGGAGCTACGTGTATTGGGTTGGGAGGTGACTTATAGTGCTGAATATGTGCCGAATACAGACAGTGGATATACTGTTAACATACAGAAGCCTAGGAAGATGACCCCAACTGATGAACCTGTTGTTAGCAGCAGCTTCAAGATCGTTGAGCTAGGTAAGATACTGTTGACGATTGACAATCCCACGTCAAAGAAGAAGAAGCTTCTTTACAGGTACAAGGATAAGCCCTATTCTGACTGA